The Pyrus communis chromosome 8, drPyrComm1.1, whole genome shotgun sequence region CGGTTCATCGCCGCCGCGTCGTGCAAGACCTCGTCTGCTGAATTACCAATTTCACAGCCGGAGGCGATCAGAACCTTCACAATATCAATGTTTCCGGACCGAACACCGAGAGATAGCAAAGACCCGGAATCCGAATCTCTCTGATTCACAACTGCACCGGCGTCAATCAGGTCAGAGACCAAATTAGCATTCCCGGAAGCTATGGCGGGACCGAGCAGCGCCGTGAGCTCAGCCCCAGAGCACCCAGAAATCGCCTTGTTAAAAAACGAATCGAATTCCGAGATCCGGGTGAGCTGAGAAATCAGAAATTCAACCACGTGCGGACCCACAAACGAGATGGGTATAGTAGCGTCCCGGAAAACGTGAGGCCCGGGCCGGCGGAACAGGCGGCGGAGATGCTCCTGGTCGGCTTTCCCTGTGGGGAGCATGGAGGCCTGGACGTTGATGACGTCATGAGGGTTGGTTGTGAGGGAGAGCGGGGGCTCATCAGACGGCTGAGAGAGGAGGAGGGtgtaggaggaggaagagagcgGCGGGATTATGGAGAGGGGTTGAGTGAAGGAAAAGAGAGATGGGTTAGTGGTGGTGAGAGAGACGGCGACGGACATGGTATGCATGAGGTTGCTCAGCCGGAAGGTTGTGCTGCACTTTTGGTCTCGCTTGAAGTTGAGCTCCACTTCCTTCACGTCTGGCTTCACCAGCCTGTCCATGGCGAAACTGAAACTGGAAATTTTCCGGGAAAGtgattttctcgggaaaattcGGTGTTGGGGTTTTGGATATCTGATGAAAATGGTGATTGGTTTGGTTGTttgatctttttcttcctcccttATGTCCTTTTCATGCAAAAgttgtaatattattatttttttgagtgtgtaaattcaattttttattggATAAGCTATTAAGTAATCAAGTGGTAATTAATGGTGGGGACTTTGACAACGAAAGAGTGGTTGTTGGCTTTTTTGAATatggaactttgaagtttgAGACCCA contains the following coding sequences:
- the LOC137743456 gene encoding protein VAPYRIN-LIKE-like, with the protein product MDRLVKPDVKEVELNFKRDQKCSTTFRLSNLMHTMSVAVSLTTTNPSLFSFTQPLSIIPPLSSSSYTLLLSQPSDEPPLSLTTNPHDVINVQASMLPTGKADQEHLRRLFRRPGPHVFRDATIPISFVGPHVVEFLISQLTRISEFDSFFNKAISGCSGAELTALLGPAIASGNANLVSDLIDAGAVVNQRDSDSGSLLSLGVRSGNIDIVKVLIASGCEIGNSADEVLHDAAAMNRVDLFEILYKTLDGIDVNLVDKEGRTPIHIAAAHGHVEMLKFCISVGGNAEVTDSRGRSPLHWAAEKGHLGAAKCLLNCSNVKYAVTKDGRTAFDLAAANGHTSLLGFLRYDDVLNRAASLDDAHGIKSCLAKGAEVNGRDQNGWTPLHRAAFKGRIECVKVLLNHGALVDAVDDAGYTPLHCAAEAGHVQVALLLVAHGACANVKSLEGIVPTNLDRFDFKNHPALFQPLCHE